The following coding sequences are from one Musa acuminata AAA Group cultivar baxijiao chromosome BXJ2-4, Cavendish_Baxijiao_AAA, whole genome shotgun sequence window:
- the LOC135610101 gene encoding uncharacterized protein LOC135610101 isoform X3: protein MRSQARLTMPYEHGRTDSIFEKSADRRIRSTFRRSIDQNNYQSCSKEFGFRSSEQRLPLLTIIFLDTHASRKVSPFPSLLPGEFCRKNFESISSSNMENSKSPSPNVFKDPVMLNSSCISSEASSLDHSDSRNKLSNSLDSSTTSLPGCLISGNSSGSVCDNPSAVGSDFLVSAIPKVDKRVKRNSRKKGKKKGKQYKRIASRKVLTDSNVQCEENNYSASAFETSESSSLSSSAKHVLDIKLSDEATPPDLLFTDVTVEKDDSANNVEFVDCSTTLLSCTSYSDEMDDFEPVSSPQIFARDEFGCNTTAYLDLSSTIKDAVMVPFSSDGSTREVVFKENNIFHDNFSSISMDNYNSVVDSSFDGSNSDIGENSSDDTVMRSPVKDESQPSSSEGEIFSPSKELIQHESSSHTTVNLCSVNTDISNNCYTSDAYLSNDVLDACSSTERADCSSQAGSNDDFHPVIAGKRGRRSRRIIGNGSLNGTNRYFTANNHGHTGKDNNYSIWQKVQKIERKEGASKPNNVSVLSSHGEVSSKETKTKMKLDKFVGLKQKQCGTTYRYPCPDDTFKIEASQAAPNCPKTVQPLSKSAVGNSVNSVKSKSSSAVKHANQCNISGSHTGKSDMDKALKHHVQQKECLRNSSFTAVDKDHNIGFRSPNNSFSQRCLAKPTDDCCQPEPEKEIHVHTEEATPPRNTCNGVCLMDLPAVHSEIGQTPTTMNQIGHRQIEGNSEVGPTKYRESSSLSSSAGNLIQKWVPVGRKDSVYSDTGYFEKVSITDDAVTDRSYPNAAGLVGSSLNKLFSVSKDGEFSNPGASKLIKKLSSCPRSAEASDLHAEINFQTNEMKDKEFNSVATELDKIIQAVNDAYKLQTMAEVVQLVTGHPCANFEKFLFLASPVIRKTQHSRSCSSCFPEQLISNSFCCHQIPNIALKSIWQWYEEPGCFGLEVRAHDYCNSRRQHNGRSEFTAYFVPYLSAVQLFGKSRSARYCNRSGEAAITCEEDKREKYLGSFPNLSMLLPQPLKDTNACLSESSSSAAEEIFDKSIHMDHAELFFEYFESDQPPWRRPLYEKIKELVSGDKLPASRIFGDPLKLESLNLHDLHPASWYCVAWYPIYRIPDGNFHAAFLTYHSLGHFVHQSASACVPGGELVSAKGYGSEGFPV from the exons GCACGATTGACAATGCCCTATGAACATGGGAGGACAGACAGTATCTTCGAAAAGTCTGCAGACAGGAGAATCCGTAGTACCTTTAGGAGATCAATAGATCAGAACAATTACCAGTCTTGTTCAAAG GAATTCGGCTTTAGGAGTTCTGAACAGAG GTTGCCTTTATTGACAATCATTTTCCTTGACACTCATGCATCCAGGAAAGTGTCACCTTTTCCTTCACTCTTGCCAGGCGAATTTTGTAGAAAGAATTTTGAATCTATATCTTCCTCTAATATGGAAAATTCCAAGTCACCATCTCCAAATGTGTTCAAGGATCCTGTGATGTTAAATTCATCTTGCATTTCCAGTGAGGCAAGTAGTTTGGACCACTCTGACAGCAGGAACAAATTATCCAATTCTCTAGACAGTTCAACTACTTCTCTTCCTGGCTGCTTAATATCAGGTAATTCTTCTGGTTCAGTTTGTGATAACCCAAGTGCAGTTGGGTCAGATTTTTTGGTAAGTGCTATTCCAAAGGTGGACAAGAGAGTTAAAAGAAATTCAcgaaagaaagggaaaaaaaaaggaaagcagtATAAACGAATTGCATCCAGAAAGGTTTTGACTGACTCAAATGTTCAATGTGAGGAAAACAACTATAGCGCATCTGCTTTTGAAACATCTGAAAGCAGTAGTCTATCTTCTTCAGCCAAACATGTTTTAGATATTAAATTGTCAGATGAGGCAACACCCCCTGATTTGTTGTTTACTGATGTCACTGTAGAGAAGGATGATAGCGCAAATAATGTTGAATTCGTTGACTGTTCAACAACCTTATTGTCATGTACATCTTACAGCGATGAGATGGATGATTTTGAACCAGTTTCTTCACCTCAGATATTTGCTCGTGATGAATTCGGATGCAACACTACAGCTTATCTGGATTTATCAAGCACAATTAAAGATGCAGTAATGGTTCCATTTTCATCTGATGGGAGCACTAGAGAAGTAGTTTTTAAAGAAAACAACATTTTTCATGATAATTTCTCAAGCATCTCTATGGATAATTATAATTCCGTGGTTGATTCATCTTTTGATGGTTCTAACAGTGATATTGGCGAGAACTCTAGTGATGACACTGTGATGCGGTCACCTGTCAAGGATGAAAGTCAACCGAGTTCTTCAGAAGGTGAAATATTTTCACCTTCTAAAGAGCTTATACAACATGAATCCTCATCTCACACAACTGTAAATTTATGCAGTGTGAATACTGACATATCAAATAACTGTTACACCAGTGATGCCTATTTGTCAAATGATGTCCTTGATGCTTGCAGCAGTACTGAAAGAGCTGATTGCAGCAGTCAGGCTGGCAGCAACGATGACTTCCATCCTGTTATAGCTGGAAAGCGAGGTAGAAGGTCTAGAAGAATTATTGGCAATGGTAGTTTAAATGGAACAAACAGATATTTTACTGCAAACAATCATGGTCACACAGGTAAAGATAATAATTACTCCATATGGCAGAAGGTCCAGAAGATTGAAAGGAAGGAAGGTGCTTCTAAACCTAATAATGTCAGTGTTTTGTCTTCTCATGGTGAGGTTTCATCCAAGGAAACCAAGACAAAAATGAAACTTGATAAATTTGTTGGGCTAAAGCAAAAACAGTGTGGAACAACCTACAGATACCCTTGTCCAGATGATACATTTAAGATAGAGGCAAGCCAAGCAGCACCCAATTGTCCTAAGACAGTTCAACCTCTATCTAAATCCGCAGTTGGAAACTCAGTAAATAGTGTGAAAAGCAAATCTAGTTCAGCTGTGAAACATGCAAATCAATGTAATATTAGTGGATCTCATACTGGTAAGAGTGACATGGACAAAGCCTTGAAGCATCATGTTCAGCAAAAAGAATGTTTGCGGAATTCATCATTCACAGCTGTTGATAAAGACCACAACATAGGATTTAGATCACCTAACAATAGCTTTTCCCAAAGATGTTTGGCTAAGCCAACTGATGACTGTTGTCAACCAGAACCAGAGAAGGAAATACATGTGCATACTGAGGAGGCAACGCCACCAAGAAACACATGCAATGGAGTTTGTCTTATGGATTTGCCAGCTGTTCATAGTGAAATTGGCCAAACTCCAACAACAATGAATCAGATTGGTCACAGGCAGATTGAAGGTAATTCCGAAGTTGGTCCTACAAAGTACCGAGAATCTAGCAGCCTGTCAAGCAGTGCTGGGAATCTGATACAGAAGTGGGTCCCAGTGGGGAGAAAAGATTCCGTATATTCAGATACGGGCTATTTTGAAAAGGTTTCTATCACAGATGATGCAGTTACTGATCGATCATATCCAAATGCTGCTGGACTGGTGGGTTCAAGTTTGAATAAATTATTTTCTGTTTCCAAGGATGGAGAATTCTCAAATCCTGGAGCTAGTAAATTGATCAAAAAGTTGAGCAGCTGCCCTCGTTCAGCTGAAGCTTCTGATCTACATGCTGAGAtcaatttccaaacaaatgaaatGAAAGACAAGGAATTTAACAGTGTTGCAACTGAATTAGACAAGATAATACAAGCTGTTAATGATGCCTACAAATTGCAGACCATGGCAGAAGTTGTTCAATTGGTAACTGGCCATCCATGTGCTAACTTCGAGAAATTTCTTTTTCTTGCCTCCCCAGTCATTAGAAAAACACAACATAGCAGAAGCTGCAGCAGTTGTTTTCCAGAACAACTAATAAGTAACTCTTTTTGCTGCCATCAGATTCCTAACATTGCCTTGAAGAGCATTTGGCAGTGGTATGAAGAGCCTGGCTGCTTTGGGTTGGAAGTGAGGGCACACGATTATTGCAATTCTAGAAGGCAACATAATGGTCGTTCTGAGTTTACTGCATATTTTGTACCTTATCTTTCTGCTGTTCAATTATTTGGAAAATCCAGGAGTGCCAGATATTGCAATAGGAGTGGAGAGGCAGCCATAACTTGTGAGGAAGATAAGAGAGAAAAATATTTGGGCTCTTTCCCAAACTTATCGATGTTATTGCCCCAACCTCTTAAGGACACAAATGCTTGCTTATCAGAATCATCTTCTTCTGCTGCAGAGGAGATTTTTGATAAAAGCATTCACATGGATCATGCGGAGCttttttttgaatattttgaatCTGACCAGCCTCCTTGGCGACGTCCATTGTATGAGAA GATCAAGGAACTGGTATCTGGAGATAAATTACCTGCTAGCCGCATATTTGGAGATCCGTTGAAGCTGGAATCTCTTAACCTGCATGACCTTCATCCTGCTTCTTG GTACTGTGTGGCATGGTATCCTATATACCGTATACCTGATGGAAATTTTCATGCTGCTTTTTTGACATATCACTCTCTGGGTCATTTTGTCCATCAAAGTGCCTCGGCATGTGTTCCAG GGGGAGAATTGGTTTCAGCCAAGGGATATGGATCTGAAGGTTTTCCAGTCTGA
- the LOC135610101 gene encoding uncharacterized protein LOC135610101 isoform X1 has protein sequence MRSQARLTMPYEHGRTDSIFEKSADRRIRSTFRRSIDQNNYQSCSKEFGFRSSEQRLPLLTIIFLDTHASRKVSPFPSLLPGEFCRKNFESISSSNMENSKSPSPNVFKDPVMLNSSCISSEASSLDHSDSRNKLSNSLDSSTTSLPGCLISGNSSGSVCDNPSAVGSDFLVSAIPKVDKRVKRNSRKKGKKKGKQYKRIASRKVLTDSNVQCEENNYSASAFETSESSSLSSSAKHVLDIKLSDEATPPDLLFTDVTVEKDDSANNVEFVDCSTTLLSCTSYSDEMDDFEPVSSPQIFARDEFGCNTTAYLDLSSTIKDAVMVPFSSDGSTREVVFKENNIFHDNFSSISMDNYNSVVDSSFDGSNSDIGENSSDDTVMRSPVKDESQPSSSEGEIFSPSKELIQHESSSHTTVNLCSVNTDISNNCYTSDAYLSNDVLDACSSTERADCSSQAGSNDDFHPVIAGKRGRRSRRIIGNGSLNGTNRYFTANNHGHTGKDNNYSIWQKVQKIERKEGASKPNNVSVLSSHGEVSSKETKTKMKLDKFVGLKQKQCGTTYRYPCPDDTFKIEASQAAPNCPKTVQPLSKSAVGNSVNSVKSKSSSAVKHANQCNISGSHTGKSDMDKALKHHVQQKECLRNSSFTAVDKDHNIGFRSPNNSFSQRCLAKPTDDCCQPEPEKEIHVHTEEATPPRNTCNGVCLMDLPAVHSEIGQTPTTMNQIGHRQIEGNSEVGPTKYRESSSLSSSAGNLIQKWVPVGRKDSVYSDTGYFEKVSITDDAVTDRSYPNAAGLVGSSLNKLFSVSKDGEFSNPGASKLIKKLSSCPRSAEASDLHAEINFQTNEMKDKEFNSVATELDKIIQAVNDAYKLQTMAEVVQLVTGHPCANFEKFLFLASPVIRKTQHSRSCSSCFPEQLISNSFCCHQIPNIALKSIWQWYEEPGCFGLEVRAHDYCNSRRQHNGRSEFTAYFVPYLSAVQLFGKSRSARYCNRSGEAAITCEEDKREKYLGSFPNLSMLLPQPLKDTNACLSESSSSAAEEIFDKSIHMDHAELFFEYFESDQPPWRRPLYEKIKELVSGDKLPASRIFGDPLKLESLNLHDLHPASWYCVAWYPIYRIPDGNFHAAFLTYHSLGHFVHQSASACVPGAFTNVVSPVVGLQTYRDKGENWFQPRDMDLKVFQSEEAHFSNTSDLLKERLRTLKQTASVMARAVVHKRDQRSANRHPDYEFFVSRSW, from the exons GCACGATTGACAATGCCCTATGAACATGGGAGGACAGACAGTATCTTCGAAAAGTCTGCAGACAGGAGAATCCGTAGTACCTTTAGGAGATCAATAGATCAGAACAATTACCAGTCTTGTTCAAAG GAATTCGGCTTTAGGAGTTCTGAACAGAG GTTGCCTTTATTGACAATCATTTTCCTTGACACTCATGCATCCAGGAAAGTGTCACCTTTTCCTTCACTCTTGCCAGGCGAATTTTGTAGAAAGAATTTTGAATCTATATCTTCCTCTAATATGGAAAATTCCAAGTCACCATCTCCAAATGTGTTCAAGGATCCTGTGATGTTAAATTCATCTTGCATTTCCAGTGAGGCAAGTAGTTTGGACCACTCTGACAGCAGGAACAAATTATCCAATTCTCTAGACAGTTCAACTACTTCTCTTCCTGGCTGCTTAATATCAGGTAATTCTTCTGGTTCAGTTTGTGATAACCCAAGTGCAGTTGGGTCAGATTTTTTGGTAAGTGCTATTCCAAAGGTGGACAAGAGAGTTAAAAGAAATTCAcgaaagaaagggaaaaaaaaaggaaagcagtATAAACGAATTGCATCCAGAAAGGTTTTGACTGACTCAAATGTTCAATGTGAGGAAAACAACTATAGCGCATCTGCTTTTGAAACATCTGAAAGCAGTAGTCTATCTTCTTCAGCCAAACATGTTTTAGATATTAAATTGTCAGATGAGGCAACACCCCCTGATTTGTTGTTTACTGATGTCACTGTAGAGAAGGATGATAGCGCAAATAATGTTGAATTCGTTGACTGTTCAACAACCTTATTGTCATGTACATCTTACAGCGATGAGATGGATGATTTTGAACCAGTTTCTTCACCTCAGATATTTGCTCGTGATGAATTCGGATGCAACACTACAGCTTATCTGGATTTATCAAGCACAATTAAAGATGCAGTAATGGTTCCATTTTCATCTGATGGGAGCACTAGAGAAGTAGTTTTTAAAGAAAACAACATTTTTCATGATAATTTCTCAAGCATCTCTATGGATAATTATAATTCCGTGGTTGATTCATCTTTTGATGGTTCTAACAGTGATATTGGCGAGAACTCTAGTGATGACACTGTGATGCGGTCACCTGTCAAGGATGAAAGTCAACCGAGTTCTTCAGAAGGTGAAATATTTTCACCTTCTAAAGAGCTTATACAACATGAATCCTCATCTCACACAACTGTAAATTTATGCAGTGTGAATACTGACATATCAAATAACTGTTACACCAGTGATGCCTATTTGTCAAATGATGTCCTTGATGCTTGCAGCAGTACTGAAAGAGCTGATTGCAGCAGTCAGGCTGGCAGCAACGATGACTTCCATCCTGTTATAGCTGGAAAGCGAGGTAGAAGGTCTAGAAGAATTATTGGCAATGGTAGTTTAAATGGAACAAACAGATATTTTACTGCAAACAATCATGGTCACACAGGTAAAGATAATAATTACTCCATATGGCAGAAGGTCCAGAAGATTGAAAGGAAGGAAGGTGCTTCTAAACCTAATAATGTCAGTGTTTTGTCTTCTCATGGTGAGGTTTCATCCAAGGAAACCAAGACAAAAATGAAACTTGATAAATTTGTTGGGCTAAAGCAAAAACAGTGTGGAACAACCTACAGATACCCTTGTCCAGATGATACATTTAAGATAGAGGCAAGCCAAGCAGCACCCAATTGTCCTAAGACAGTTCAACCTCTATCTAAATCCGCAGTTGGAAACTCAGTAAATAGTGTGAAAAGCAAATCTAGTTCAGCTGTGAAACATGCAAATCAATGTAATATTAGTGGATCTCATACTGGTAAGAGTGACATGGACAAAGCCTTGAAGCATCATGTTCAGCAAAAAGAATGTTTGCGGAATTCATCATTCACAGCTGTTGATAAAGACCACAACATAGGATTTAGATCACCTAACAATAGCTTTTCCCAAAGATGTTTGGCTAAGCCAACTGATGACTGTTGTCAACCAGAACCAGAGAAGGAAATACATGTGCATACTGAGGAGGCAACGCCACCAAGAAACACATGCAATGGAGTTTGTCTTATGGATTTGCCAGCTGTTCATAGTGAAATTGGCCAAACTCCAACAACAATGAATCAGATTGGTCACAGGCAGATTGAAGGTAATTCCGAAGTTGGTCCTACAAAGTACCGAGAATCTAGCAGCCTGTCAAGCAGTGCTGGGAATCTGATACAGAAGTGGGTCCCAGTGGGGAGAAAAGATTCCGTATATTCAGATACGGGCTATTTTGAAAAGGTTTCTATCACAGATGATGCAGTTACTGATCGATCATATCCAAATGCTGCTGGACTGGTGGGTTCAAGTTTGAATAAATTATTTTCTGTTTCCAAGGATGGAGAATTCTCAAATCCTGGAGCTAGTAAATTGATCAAAAAGTTGAGCAGCTGCCCTCGTTCAGCTGAAGCTTCTGATCTACATGCTGAGAtcaatttccaaacaaatgaaatGAAAGACAAGGAATTTAACAGTGTTGCAACTGAATTAGACAAGATAATACAAGCTGTTAATGATGCCTACAAATTGCAGACCATGGCAGAAGTTGTTCAATTGGTAACTGGCCATCCATGTGCTAACTTCGAGAAATTTCTTTTTCTTGCCTCCCCAGTCATTAGAAAAACACAACATAGCAGAAGCTGCAGCAGTTGTTTTCCAGAACAACTAATAAGTAACTCTTTTTGCTGCCATCAGATTCCTAACATTGCCTTGAAGAGCATTTGGCAGTGGTATGAAGAGCCTGGCTGCTTTGGGTTGGAAGTGAGGGCACACGATTATTGCAATTCTAGAAGGCAACATAATGGTCGTTCTGAGTTTACTGCATATTTTGTACCTTATCTTTCTGCTGTTCAATTATTTGGAAAATCCAGGAGTGCCAGATATTGCAATAGGAGTGGAGAGGCAGCCATAACTTGTGAGGAAGATAAGAGAGAAAAATATTTGGGCTCTTTCCCAAACTTATCGATGTTATTGCCCCAACCTCTTAAGGACACAAATGCTTGCTTATCAGAATCATCTTCTTCTGCTGCAGAGGAGATTTTTGATAAAAGCATTCACATGGATCATGCGGAGCttttttttgaatattttgaatCTGACCAGCCTCCTTGGCGACGTCCATTGTATGAGAA GATCAAGGAACTGGTATCTGGAGATAAATTACCTGCTAGCCGCATATTTGGAGATCCGTTGAAGCTGGAATCTCTTAACCTGCATGACCTTCATCCTGCTTCTTG GTACTGTGTGGCATGGTATCCTATATACCGTATACCTGATGGAAATTTTCATGCTGCTTTTTTGACATATCACTCTCTGGGTCATTTTGTCCATCAAAGTGCCTCGGCATGTGTTCCAGGTGCTTTCACAAATGTAGTTTCTCCAGTTGTAGGTCTGCAGACGTACAGGGATAAG GGGGAGAATTGGTTTCAGCCAAGGGATATGGATCTGAAGGTTTTCCAGTCTGAAGAAGCACATTTTTCCAACACCTCCGACTTACTGAAGGAGAGGCTGAGGACACTCAAGCAAACTGCATCTGTGATGGCAAGGGCAGTAGTTCATAAGCGCGATCAAAGATCTGCGAACAGGCATCCAGACTATGAGTTCTTTGTGTCACGgagctggtag
- the LOC135610101 gene encoding uncharacterized protein LOC135610101 isoform X2 — MRSQARLTMPYEHGRTDSIFEKSADRRIRSTFRRSIDQNNYQSCSKEFGFRSSEQRKVSPFPSLLPGEFCRKNFESISSSNMENSKSPSPNVFKDPVMLNSSCISSEASSLDHSDSRNKLSNSLDSSTTSLPGCLISGNSSGSVCDNPSAVGSDFLVSAIPKVDKRVKRNSRKKGKKKGKQYKRIASRKVLTDSNVQCEENNYSASAFETSESSSLSSSAKHVLDIKLSDEATPPDLLFTDVTVEKDDSANNVEFVDCSTTLLSCTSYSDEMDDFEPVSSPQIFARDEFGCNTTAYLDLSSTIKDAVMVPFSSDGSTREVVFKENNIFHDNFSSISMDNYNSVVDSSFDGSNSDIGENSSDDTVMRSPVKDESQPSSSEGEIFSPSKELIQHESSSHTTVNLCSVNTDISNNCYTSDAYLSNDVLDACSSTERADCSSQAGSNDDFHPVIAGKRGRRSRRIIGNGSLNGTNRYFTANNHGHTGKDNNYSIWQKVQKIERKEGASKPNNVSVLSSHGEVSSKETKTKMKLDKFVGLKQKQCGTTYRYPCPDDTFKIEASQAAPNCPKTVQPLSKSAVGNSVNSVKSKSSSAVKHANQCNISGSHTGKSDMDKALKHHVQQKECLRNSSFTAVDKDHNIGFRSPNNSFSQRCLAKPTDDCCQPEPEKEIHVHTEEATPPRNTCNGVCLMDLPAVHSEIGQTPTTMNQIGHRQIEGNSEVGPTKYRESSSLSSSAGNLIQKWVPVGRKDSVYSDTGYFEKVSITDDAVTDRSYPNAAGLVGSSLNKLFSVSKDGEFSNPGASKLIKKLSSCPRSAEASDLHAEINFQTNEMKDKEFNSVATELDKIIQAVNDAYKLQTMAEVVQLVTGHPCANFEKFLFLASPVIRKTQHSRSCSSCFPEQLISNSFCCHQIPNIALKSIWQWYEEPGCFGLEVRAHDYCNSRRQHNGRSEFTAYFVPYLSAVQLFGKSRSARYCNRSGEAAITCEEDKREKYLGSFPNLSMLLPQPLKDTNACLSESSSSAAEEIFDKSIHMDHAELFFEYFESDQPPWRRPLYEKIKELVSGDKLPASRIFGDPLKLESLNLHDLHPASWYCVAWYPIYRIPDGNFHAAFLTYHSLGHFVHQSASACVPGAFTNVVSPVVGLQTYRDKGENWFQPRDMDLKVFQSEEAHFSNTSDLLKERLRTLKQTASVMARAVVHKRDQRSANRHPDYEFFVSRSW, encoded by the exons GCACGATTGACAATGCCCTATGAACATGGGAGGACAGACAGTATCTTCGAAAAGTCTGCAGACAGGAGAATCCGTAGTACCTTTAGGAGATCAATAGATCAGAACAATTACCAGTCTTGTTCAAAG GAATTCGGCTTTAGGAGTTCTGAACAGAG GAAAGTGTCACCTTTTCCTTCACTCTTGCCAGGCGAATTTTGTAGAAAGAATTTTGAATCTATATCTTCCTCTAATATGGAAAATTCCAAGTCACCATCTCCAAATGTGTTCAAGGATCCTGTGATGTTAAATTCATCTTGCATTTCCAGTGAGGCAAGTAGTTTGGACCACTCTGACAGCAGGAACAAATTATCCAATTCTCTAGACAGTTCAACTACTTCTCTTCCTGGCTGCTTAATATCAGGTAATTCTTCTGGTTCAGTTTGTGATAACCCAAGTGCAGTTGGGTCAGATTTTTTGGTAAGTGCTATTCCAAAGGTGGACAAGAGAGTTAAAAGAAATTCAcgaaagaaagggaaaaaaaaaggaaagcagtATAAACGAATTGCATCCAGAAAGGTTTTGACTGACTCAAATGTTCAATGTGAGGAAAACAACTATAGCGCATCTGCTTTTGAAACATCTGAAAGCAGTAGTCTATCTTCTTCAGCCAAACATGTTTTAGATATTAAATTGTCAGATGAGGCAACACCCCCTGATTTGTTGTTTACTGATGTCACTGTAGAGAAGGATGATAGCGCAAATAATGTTGAATTCGTTGACTGTTCAACAACCTTATTGTCATGTACATCTTACAGCGATGAGATGGATGATTTTGAACCAGTTTCTTCACCTCAGATATTTGCTCGTGATGAATTCGGATGCAACACTACAGCTTATCTGGATTTATCAAGCACAATTAAAGATGCAGTAATGGTTCCATTTTCATCTGATGGGAGCACTAGAGAAGTAGTTTTTAAAGAAAACAACATTTTTCATGATAATTTCTCAAGCATCTCTATGGATAATTATAATTCCGTGGTTGATTCATCTTTTGATGGTTCTAACAGTGATATTGGCGAGAACTCTAGTGATGACACTGTGATGCGGTCACCTGTCAAGGATGAAAGTCAACCGAGTTCTTCAGAAGGTGAAATATTTTCACCTTCTAAAGAGCTTATACAACATGAATCCTCATCTCACACAACTGTAAATTTATGCAGTGTGAATACTGACATATCAAATAACTGTTACACCAGTGATGCCTATTTGTCAAATGATGTCCTTGATGCTTGCAGCAGTACTGAAAGAGCTGATTGCAGCAGTCAGGCTGGCAGCAACGATGACTTCCATCCTGTTATAGCTGGAAAGCGAGGTAGAAGGTCTAGAAGAATTATTGGCAATGGTAGTTTAAATGGAACAAACAGATATTTTACTGCAAACAATCATGGTCACACAGGTAAAGATAATAATTACTCCATATGGCAGAAGGTCCAGAAGATTGAAAGGAAGGAAGGTGCTTCTAAACCTAATAATGTCAGTGTTTTGTCTTCTCATGGTGAGGTTTCATCCAAGGAAACCAAGACAAAAATGAAACTTGATAAATTTGTTGGGCTAAAGCAAAAACAGTGTGGAACAACCTACAGATACCCTTGTCCAGATGATACATTTAAGATAGAGGCAAGCCAAGCAGCACCCAATTGTCCTAAGACAGTTCAACCTCTATCTAAATCCGCAGTTGGAAACTCAGTAAATAGTGTGAAAAGCAAATCTAGTTCAGCTGTGAAACATGCAAATCAATGTAATATTAGTGGATCTCATACTGGTAAGAGTGACATGGACAAAGCCTTGAAGCATCATGTTCAGCAAAAAGAATGTTTGCGGAATTCATCATTCACAGCTGTTGATAAAGACCACAACATAGGATTTAGATCACCTAACAATAGCTTTTCCCAAAGATGTTTGGCTAAGCCAACTGATGACTGTTGTCAACCAGAACCAGAGAAGGAAATACATGTGCATACTGAGGAGGCAACGCCACCAAGAAACACATGCAATGGAGTTTGTCTTATGGATTTGCCAGCTGTTCATAGTGAAATTGGCCAAACTCCAACAACAATGAATCAGATTGGTCACAGGCAGATTGAAGGTAATTCCGAAGTTGGTCCTACAAAGTACCGAGAATCTAGCAGCCTGTCAAGCAGTGCTGGGAATCTGATACAGAAGTGGGTCCCAGTGGGGAGAAAAGATTCCGTATATTCAGATACGGGCTATTTTGAAAAGGTTTCTATCACAGATGATGCAGTTACTGATCGATCATATCCAAATGCTGCTGGACTGGTGGGTTCAAGTTTGAATAAATTATTTTCTGTTTCCAAGGATGGAGAATTCTCAAATCCTGGAGCTAGTAAATTGATCAAAAAGTTGAGCAGCTGCCCTCGTTCAGCTGAAGCTTCTGATCTACATGCTGAGAtcaatttccaaacaaatgaaatGAAAGACAAGGAATTTAACAGTGTTGCAACTGAATTAGACAAGATAATACAAGCTGTTAATGATGCCTACAAATTGCAGACCATGGCAGAAGTTGTTCAATTGGTAACTGGCCATCCATGTGCTAACTTCGAGAAATTTCTTTTTCTTGCCTCCCCAGTCATTAGAAAAACACAACATAGCAGAAGCTGCAGCAGTTGTTTTCCAGAACAACTAATAAGTAACTCTTTTTGCTGCCATCAGATTCCTAACATTGCCTTGAAGAGCATTTGGCAGTGGTATGAAGAGCCTGGCTGCTTTGGGTTGGAAGTGAGGGCACACGATTATTGCAATTCTAGAAGGCAACATAATGGTCGTTCTGAGTTTACTGCATATTTTGTACCTTATCTTTCTGCTGTTCAATTATTTGGAAAATCCAGGAGTGCCAGATATTGCAATAGGAGTGGAGAGGCAGCCATAACTTGTGAGGAAGATAAGAGAGAAAAATATTTGGGCTCTTTCCCAAACTTATCGATGTTATTGCCCCAACCTCTTAAGGACACAAATGCTTGCTTATCAGAATCATCTTCTTCTGCTGCAGAGGAGATTTTTGATAAAAGCATTCACATGGATCATGCGGAGCttttttttgaatattttgaatCTGACCAGCCTCCTTGGCGACGTCCATTGTATGAGAA GATCAAGGAACTGGTATCTGGAGATAAATTACCTGCTAGCCGCATATTTGGAGATCCGTTGAAGCTGGAATCTCTTAACCTGCATGACCTTCATCCTGCTTCTTG GTACTGTGTGGCATGGTATCCTATATACCGTATACCTGATGGAAATTTTCATGCTGCTTTTTTGACATATCACTCTCTGGGTCATTTTGTCCATCAAAGTGCCTCGGCATGTGTTCCAGGTGCTTTCACAAATGTAGTTTCTCCAGTTGTAGGTCTGCAGACGTACAGGGATAAG GGGGAGAATTGGTTTCAGCCAAGGGATATGGATCTGAAGGTTTTCCAGTCTGAAGAAGCACATTTTTCCAACACCTCCGACTTACTGAAGGAGAGGCTGAGGACACTCAAGCAAACTGCATCTGTGATGGCAAGGGCAGTAGTTCATAAGCGCGATCAAAGATCTGCGAACAGGCATCCAGACTATGAGTTCTTTGTGTCACGgagctggtag